Proteins from one Oscillatoria nigro-viridis PCC 7112 genomic window:
- a CDS encoding diguanylate cyclase domain-containing protein — translation MNNDCQVENKGNILIVDDLPENLQLLSDALLKLGYTVRSVTSGRMALKTVKVKRPDVILLDVKMPEMDGYQVCRTLKADADFSHIPVIFISALDDVFDKLTAFDSGAIDYITKPFQIEEVVARLENQLTIQRQQQLLEQENIKRREAEEVLYQSRALLASVLNSSLDGIAAMQAVRNPETGEIEDFRCLVVNPVIARAFKSSREEMIGKLVLKKFLTNIDPKLFNCFVNIVETGESLEKDFYYESGKSCWFHFVAVKLGDGFSVTIRDITARKQIELALQDANQKLKELANLDGLTQVANRRCFNNRLQSEWQRLAPEKQPLSLILFDLDKFKSYNDYYGHLAGDDCLIRIGQTLQKVVRRPTDLAARYGGEEFVVLLANTDLKGGIQVAQNIQQGIHDLAISHAESDVKEIVTVSLGIASLIPTLEVQPDTLIACADKALYDAKQQGRDRWSTNC, via the coding sequence ATGAATAATGATTGTCAAGTAGAAAATAAAGGTAATATTTTAATTGTAGATGACCTGCCAGAAAATCTACAATTACTAAGCGATGCGCTCCTCAAACTCGGCTACACTGTTCGCAGCGTTACCAGTGGGCGGATGGCACTGAAAACGGTGAAGGTAAAGCGACCAGATGTGATTCTTTTAGATGTTAAGATGCCGGAAATGGATGGTTATCAAGTCTGTAGAACTCTCAAAGCGGATGCAGATTTTAGCCACATTCCAGTAATTTTCATTAGTGCTTTAGATGATGTCTTCGACAAATTAACCGCCTTTGATTCAGGGGCTATAGACTACATCACCAAACCATTTCAAATCGAAGAAGTAGTGGCGCGTCTGGAAAATCAGTTAACCATTCAACGCCAGCAACAGCTTCTGGAACAAGAAAACATTAAGCGCCGGGAAGCAGAAGAGGTTCTTTATCAATCGAGGGCTTTACTTGCTAGTGTTTTGAATAGTTCCCTTGATGGTATTGCCGCAATGCAGGCTGTTCGCAACCCCGAAACAGGGGAGATTGAGGATTTTCGGTGTTTAGTCGTCAACCCCGTGATTGCTAGAGCTTTTAAAAGCAGTCGTGAAGAGATGATTGGCAAATTGGTACTAAAAAAGTTTTTGACTAATATCGATCCAAAACTATTTAATTGCTTCGTTAATATTGTCGAGACGGGGGAATCTTTAGAAAAGGATTTTTACTATGAATCAGGAAAATCTTGCTGGTTTCACTTCGTAGCAGTCAAGCTAGGAGATGGTTTTTCCGTTACTATCCGTGATATTACCGCCCGCAAACAAATAGAATTGGCTCTCCAAGATGCCAATCAAAAATTAAAAGAACTGGCAAATCTAGATGGTTTGACTCAGGTGGCTAACCGTCGCTGTTTCAACAATCGCCTTCAAAGTGAATGGCAACGCCTAGCGCCAGAAAAGCAGCCACTTTCTCTAATTTTATTTGACCTTGATAAATTCAAATCCTACAACGACTACTACGGTCATCTGGCTGGGGATGATTGCTTAATTAGAATAGGGCAAACATTACAAAAAGTAGTCCGTCGTCCCACCGATTTAGCAGCGCGTTACGGTGGAGAAGAATTTGTGGTACTTCTGGCGAATACGGATTTAAAAGGAGGGATTCAGGTGGCACAAAACATTCAGCAAGGAATTCACGATCTGGCGATTTCCCATGCAGAGTCTGACGTGAAGGAGATCGTCACAGTCAGTTTGGGTATTGCCTCACTCATACCCACCTTGGAAGTTCAACCAGATACACTGATAGCCTGTGCAGACAAAGCTTTGTACGATGCTAAACAACAGGGGCGCGATCGCTGGAGTACAAATTGTTGA
- a CDS encoding response regulator, with product MNLNYKIENKGNILIVDDLPENLQLLSDALLKLGYTVRSVTSGRMALKTVKVKRPDVILLDVKMPEMDGYQVCRTLKANADFSQIPVIFISALDDVFDKVTAFESGAIDYITKPFQIEEVVARLENQLTIQRQQQLLEQENIKRREAEEVLYQSRALLASVLNSSLDGIAAMQAVRNTETGEIEDFRCLVVNPQISRAFNSRNEEMIGKLVLKKFLTNIDPELFNCFVNIVETGESLEQDFYYESGKSCWFHFVAVKLGDGFSVTIRDITARKQAEFELQQQAKNLELTLRELKRTQAQLIQSEKMSSIGNLVAGVAHEINNPVNFIHANLIPATEYFKDLLYLVKLYQQHFPDPPIQIKVESEAINLDFMQEDLLKLLNSMRLGTDRIQRIVLSLRNFSHHDEAEYKRVDIHQGIDSTLMLLQNRLKATAEHPEIIVIKDYAQLPRIQCYSGQLNQVFMNLLDNAIDSIYTQCIGAQGQIKIKTIFVNKNQILIKISDNGVGISEELHSQLFDPFFTTKPVGKGTGLGLFICHKIVVEQHGGNLYCNSDFGKGAEFVVEIPIAK from the coding sequence ATGAATCTTAATTATAAAATTGAAAATAAAGGTAATATTTTAATTGTAGATGACCTGCCAGAAAATCTACAATTACTAAGCGATGCGCTCCTCAAACTCGGCTACACTGTTCGCAGCGTTACCAGTGGGCGGATGGCACTGAAAACGGTGAAGGTAAAGCGACCAGATGTGATTCTTTTAGATGTTAAGATGCCGGAAATGGATGGTTATCAAGTCTGTAGAACTCTCAAAGCGAATGCAGATTTTAGCCAGATTCCAGTAATTTTCATTAGTGCTTTAGATGATGTCTTCGACAAAGTAACCGCCTTTGAGTCAGGGGCTATAGACTACATCACCAAACCATTTCAAATCGAAGAAGTAGTGGCGCGTCTGGAAAATCAGTTAACCATTCAACGCCAGCAACAGCTTCTGGAACAAGAAAACATTAAGCGCCGGGAAGCAGAAGAGGTTCTTTATCAATCGAGGGCTTTACTGGCTAGTGTTTTGAATAGTTCCCTTGATGGTATTGCCGCAATGCAGGCTGTTCGTAACACCGAAACAGGCGAGATTGAGGATTTTCGGTGTTTAGTCGTCAACCCCCAGATTTCTAGAGCTTTTAACAGTAGGAATGAAGAGATGATTGGCAAATTGGTACTAAAAAAGTTTTTGACTAATATCGATCCAGAACTATTTAATTGCTTCGTTAATATTGTCGAAACGGGGGAATCTTTAGAACAGGATTTTTACTATGAATCAGGAAAATCTTGCTGGTTTCACTTCGTAGCAGTCAAGCTAGGAGATGGTTTTTCCGTTACTATCCGTGATATTACCGCCCGCAAACAAGCCGAATTTGAATTACAACAACAAGCTAAAAATTTAGAACTTACTCTGCGCGAACTAAAGCGCACCCAAGCTCAACTCATCCAGAGTGAGAAAATGTCTTCTATTGGGAATCTGGTTGCAGGGGTAGCCCATGAAATTAACAATCCGGTGAATTTTATTCACGCCAATCTGATTCCTGCTACTGAATATTTCAAAGATTTACTGTATTTGGTAAAACTATATCAACAACACTTTCCCGATCCCCCGATACAAATTAAAGTAGAAAGTGAGGCTATTAACCTAGATTTTATGCAAGAAGACTTGCTCAAACTTCTGAATTCTATGCGGCTAGGAACCGATCGCATTCAGCGAATAGTTTTGTCCTTGCGGAATTTCTCCCATCACGATGAGGCTGAATACAAACGAGTGGATATTCATCAAGGTATCGACAGTACGCTGATGCTCCTCCAAAATCGCCTGAAAGCCACAGCAGAACATCCAGAAATTATCGTGATTAAAGATTATGCTCAGTTGCCCAGAATTCAGTGTTATTCTGGTCAACTAAATCAGGTATTTATGAATCTTCTGGATAACGCTATTGATTCTATTTACACCCAATGTATCGGCGCTCAAGGACAAATAAAAATTAAAACTATTTTTGTGAATAAAAATCAAATATTAATTAAAATATCCGATAATGGTGTAGGAATCTCTGAGGAATTACATTCACAATTATTCGATCCATTTTTTACTACTAAACCCGTGGGGAAAGGTACGGGACTAGGACTGTTTATCTGTCACAAAATTGTTGTAGAGCAACATGGTGGCAATTTATATTGTAACTCGGATTTCGGAAAAGGAGCCGAATTTGTAGTTGAAATTCCCATTGCCAAATAA
- a CDS encoding hybrid sensor histidine kinase/response regulator, translated as MNHSLLNSIRTKLIVSFLMVALIPLLLLAYLNKQTTEQALTDNARQALSAAAKETVNRIDAFIDANLNAVRVEAILPGLSAYLGQTVEQRKDSPEKRLATETLIRLSRKDMLNIISYALLDINGRNVLDTNTRDIGRDESSQNYWREPLQTQLPFVSSMKRSPKNPDLIQLFFSSPVRNAKGKILGILRVSYNATVVQQLVTRQTERAGAEFSAILLDENYIYLAHSITPKLLFKSIVSLSSDVATKLQSEGRLSKGLTKETATNLPKIKQALDTKQSSLIASLTENNNQANLIAIARLQYKPWSVLFAQPLAVALAPVEKQISDALFLFTLIAGVVTIIAVAIGQLLTKPLIYLANIVTEFTAGNLNIRVKIHSKDETAQLARAFNNMAGQLQTSFETLEQRVEERTAELVIAKEKAEVANQAKSTFIANMSHELRSPLNAILGFSQLMVRATNMPPEQYENAGIIYRSGDYLLTLINNVLDLSKIEAGKTTLNLTDFDLHILLNDLEDMLHLRANNAGLKLVFQRTENVPRYICTDQVKLRQVLINLLSNAIKFTSEGQITLNVFLGEQETTDVFNLHFRIRDTGVGIAAAELPKLFDAFSQAQAGKDLEEGTGLGLAISRKFVQLMGGDISVESELGKGTTFQLYIQTKLGQETNSKSTGEYSRVLGLVPGQLSYKILTVDDKSINRQLLIKLLSPLGFEVKEASNGQEAIAIWDEWEPHLIWMDMRMPVMDGYEATKYIKSTTKGNATAVIALTASVLEEEKAIVLSAGCDDFVRKPFVEHTIFEALAKHLGVKYIYAETISPVLDDTETRPLTSADLTCMTQEWIGQLYAAALEANTHLVLQIVGEIPKTETRLIKSLTKLAREFKFEQILDLVEPRSGNES; from the coding sequence ATGAATCACTCACTTTTAAACAGTATCCGTACCAAGTTAATCGTATCATTTCTCATGGTGGCTCTCATCCCTTTACTGTTGTTAGCTTATCTGAACAAACAGACAACAGAACAGGCACTAACTGACAACGCACGACAAGCTCTATCTGCGGCAGCCAAGGAAACTGTTAACAGAATAGATGCGTTTATTGATGCTAATCTCAATGCCGTGCGCGTAGAAGCGATTTTACCAGGTTTATCTGCTTACCTCGGCCAAACGGTCGAACAGCGAAAGGATAGTCCTGAAAAGCGGTTAGCGACAGAAACATTAATCCGTCTCAGTCGTAAAGATATGCTCAATATTATCTCTTACGCTTTGCTAGATATAAACGGACGGAATGTTTTAGATACTAATACACGGGATATTGGTCGAGATGAATCCAGTCAAAATTACTGGAGAGAACCGCTGCAAACTCAGCTACCTTTTGTCTCTAGTATGAAGCGATCGCCAAAAAATCCAGATCTAATTCAACTATTTTTTAGTAGTCCTGTTCGCAATGCAAAGGGAAAGATATTAGGGATATTACGGGTATCCTACAATGCCACAGTTGTTCAGCAATTAGTAACTCGACAAACTGAGCGAGCCGGGGCAGAATTTTCAGCAATTCTTTTAGATGAAAATTATATTTACCTGGCCCATAGTATAACACCTAAACTGCTTTTTAAATCCATTGTTTCTCTGTCGTCTGATGTCGCAACTAAACTCCAAAGCGAAGGGCGTTTATCGAAGGGTTTGACTAAAGAAACTGCTACAAATTTACCCAAAATCAAGCAAGCATTAGATACCAAACAATCATCTTTAATAGCATCCTTAACAGAGAATAATAATCAGGCAAATTTGATCGCGATAGCTCGTTTACAATATAAACCTTGGTCTGTGCTTTTCGCACAACCGCTAGCTGTTGCTCTAGCGCCTGTGGAAAAGCAAATTAGTGATGCACTATTCCTATTTACACTAATCGCTGGAGTAGTAACAATCATCGCCGTTGCCATTGGGCAACTACTGACTAAGCCATTGATTTATCTCGCTAATATCGTGACTGAGTTTACTGCGGGCAACTTAAATATCCGGGTTAAGATTCACTCAAAAGATGAAACAGCTCAACTGGCACGAGCTTTTAATAATATGGCAGGACAGTTACAAACATCTTTTGAAACTTTGGAACAACGGGTAGAGGAACGAACAGCAGAGTTAGTCATTGCCAAAGAAAAAGCCGAAGTAGCCAATCAAGCCAAAAGTACATTTATTGCCAATATGAGCCACGAATTGCGATCGCCCCTCAATGCTATTCTCGGCTTTTCGCAGTTGATGGTACGGGCCACAAATATGCCCCCAGAACAATACGAGAATGCCGGAATTATCTATCGCAGCGGTGATTATCTATTAACGCTAATTAATAATGTACTCGATTTATCAAAAATCGAAGCAGGTAAAACCACCCTTAATCTTACAGACTTTGACCTACATATCTTGCTGAATGATTTAGAAGATATGCTGCATCTGCGGGCTAATAATGCCGGATTGAAGTTGGTATTCCAGCGAACCGAAAATGTTCCGCGCTATATCTGTACCGATCAAGTAAAACTGCGTCAGGTTTTAATTAATTTACTCAGCAATGCCATCAAATTTACTTCCGAGGGTCAAATAACTTTGAATGTCTTTCTGGGAGAACAAGAAACCACAGATGTTTTTAATTTGCATTTCCGTATTCGCGATACTGGGGTAGGTATTGCAGCAGCAGAACTGCCCAAACTATTTGATGCCTTTAGTCAAGCTCAAGCTGGAAAAGATCTGGAGGAAGGAACGGGTTTAGGTTTAGCAATCAGCCGGAAATTTGTGCAATTGATGGGTGGAGATATTTCTGTAGAAAGCGAATTAGGAAAAGGTACAACTTTCCAATTGTATATTCAGACCAAATTGGGTCAAGAAACAAACAGCAAGAGTACGGGAGAATATTCAAGAGTGCTGGGACTGGTGCCCGGTCAACTTAGCTACAAAATTCTCACAGTCGATGATAAATCTATTAATCGACAATTACTAATTAAGTTGTTGAGTCCCTTGGGATTTGAGGTGAAAGAAGCCAGTAACGGACAAGAGGCGATCGCCATTTGGGATGAATGGGAACCGCACCTAATCTGGATGGATATGAGGATGCCAGTTATGGATGGCTACGAAGCGACAAAATACATTAAATCTACCACTAAAGGCAATGCTACGGCTGTAATCGCGTTAACGGCGAGTGTGTTGGAAGAAGAAAAGGCGATCGTGCTTTCGGCTGGATGTGATGACTTTGTTCGCAAACCCTTCGTTGAACACACCATTTTTGAGGCACTAGCCAAGCATTTGGGAGTCAAATATATCTATGCAGAAACAATATCTCCTGTCTTGGACGATACAGAAACACGCCCCTTGACATCGGCAGATTTAACCTGTATGACTCAAGAATGGATCGGTCAACTCTACGCAGCGGCACTTGAGGCAAATACTCACCTCGTGTTACAAATTGTAGGAGAAATTCCCAAAACAGAAACTCGTTTGATAAAATCATTGACCAAACTTGCACGTGAATTTAAGTTTGAGCAGATTCTTGATTTAGTAGAACCCCGGAGTGGCAATGAATCTTAA
- a CDS encoding ABC transporter substrate-binding protein, whose product MSKLLRYVSIFLIISCLLFACHAPRQTELKRPPLKVGFTIFVGYNPVIIAQKKGFFKAQGVDVEIIYINYSQLQQADFSAGKYDGGGFALGGFMSLSATNPDMQTVMVVDETTGADVVVAQSKIKTLADLKGKNVSANLGAFSEVFVTEMLKTGNLTKEDVNLVKFDAYEFPQRFKSNEIQAGHTWEPYLSEAIKLGGHILFTSKQTPGLILDVVAFRGEVIRDRPEDIRAFIRAWLQAVTYWEANVEEGNAIISKTLNIPSNTLSLEGINLTNLEENKKFFDPASSQSIYKKAKIYTDFFIRSGDVTRIPDIKTLFNSSFLYSSNVHP is encoded by the coding sequence ATGTCTAAACTACTCAGATACGTTAGTATTTTTCTCATTATCTCCTGTCTGCTATTTGCTTGCCATGCTCCAAGACAAACCGAATTAAAACGCCCTCCCTTGAAAGTAGGATTTACCATTTTTGTTGGCTATAATCCAGTTATTATTGCCCAAAAAAAAGGATTTTTCAAAGCGCAAGGAGTAGACGTGGAAATAATTTATATAAATTACAGCCAATTGCAACAAGCAGATTTCAGTGCCGGGAAGTATGATGGTGGTGGATTTGCCTTGGGAGGTTTTATGAGCTTGAGTGCCACAAATCCCGATATGCAAACTGTCATGGTTGTAGATGAAACCACAGGCGCAGATGTGGTAGTCGCACAATCAAAAATTAAAACCTTAGCTGACTTGAAAGGGAAAAATGTGAGCGCAAATCTAGGCGCATTTAGTGAAGTTTTTGTCACTGAGATGTTAAAAACTGGTAACTTAACGAAGGAAGATGTAAATCTAGTTAAATTCGACGCTTACGAATTTCCCCAACGCTTTAAAAGCAATGAAATCCAAGCAGGACACACTTGGGAACCCTATCTTTCTGAAGCCATAAAATTAGGAGGTCACATCCTATTTACCAGCAAACAAACTCCTGGCTTGATTTTAGATGTGGTTGCCTTTCGCGGTGAAGTAATCCGCGATCGTCCTGAAGATATTCGTGCATTTATTCGAGCATGGCTGCAAGCCGTCACCTACTGGGAAGCAAATGTTGAGGAAGGAAACGCTATCATTAGTAAAACATTAAATATTCCTAGCAATACACTATCTCTAGAGGGCATAAACCTCACTAATCTTGAGGAAAATAAGAAATTTTTCGATCCTGCCAGCAGTCAGTCTATATACAAAAAAGCTAAGATATATACAGACTTTTTTATTCGCTCTGGCGACGTTACACGCATTCCAGATATCAAAACTTTGTTTAATTCATCTTTCTTATATTCTTCTAATGTACACCCATGA
- a CDS encoding response regulator has product MHLTDVNPAAQTADGKPGFCIHDYILRCFNWIYLAAERWDGDRDVCDGCEATKYIKSTTKGNATAVIALTASVLEEEKAIVLSAGCDDFVRKPFVEHTIFEAVAKHLGVKYIYAETISPVLDDTETRPLTSADLTCMTQEWIGQLYAAALEANTHLVLQVVGEIPKTETRLIKSLTKLAREFKFEQILDLVEPPINNV; this is encoded by the coding sequence TTGCACTTAACCGACGTAAATCCTGCGGCGCAGACTGCCGATGGAAAACCCGGTTTCTGCATCCACGACTATATTTTACGTTGTTTTAACTGGATCTATTTAGCTGCCGAAAGATGGGATGGAGATCGGGATGTCTGTGATGGCTGCGAAGCGACAAAATACATTAAATCTACCACTAAAGGCAATGCTACGGCTGTAATCGCGTTAACGGCGAGTGTGTTGGAAGAAGAAAAGGCGATCGTGCTTTCGGCTGGATGTGATGACTTTGTTCGCAAACCCTTCGTTGAACACACCATTTTTGAGGCAGTAGCCAAGCATTTGGGAGTCAAATATATCTATGCAGAAACAATATCTCCTGTCTTGGACGATACAGAAACACGCCCCTTGACATCGGCAGATTTAACCTGTATGACTCAAGAATGGATCGGTCAACTCTACGCAGCAGCACTTGAGGCAAATACTCACCTCGTGTTACAAGTCGTAGGAGAAATTCCCAAAACAGAAACTCGTTTGATAAAATCATTGACCAAACTTGCACGTGAATTTAAGTTTGAGCAGATTCTTGATTTAGTAGAACCCCCGATCAACAATGTCTAA
- a CDS encoding YajQ family cyclic di-GMP-binding protein, producing MAASYSFDVVSEFDRQELVNAVDQTVREIQSRYDLKDTKTTVELGAESITVNTDSEFTLDAIHTVLQTKAAKRNLSLKIFDYGKIEPASGSRVRQEIKLKKGLTQEIAKQITKLIRDEFKKIQGSIQGDAVRVSAKDKDDLQLVIQRLKQEDYPVALQFTNYR from the coding sequence ATGGCTGCTAGTTATTCCTTTGATGTTGTCAGCGAGTTCGACCGGCAAGAATTAGTTAACGCTGTTGACCAAACTGTGCGGGAAATTCAAAGCCGGTACGATTTGAAAGATACCAAAACTACGGTGGAATTGGGTGCAGAATCAATTACTGTCAATACGGACAGCGAATTTACTCTCGATGCAATTCACACTGTTTTGCAAACTAAAGCCGCCAAGCGGAATTTATCTTTGAAAATTTTTGATTACGGCAAAATTGAACCGGCTAGCGGCAGTCGCGTGCGTCAAGAAATTAAACTTAAAAAAGGGCTCACTCAAGAAATCGCGAAACAGATTACTAAGTTAATCCGCGATGAATTCAAAAAAATTCAAGGTTCGATTCAAGGCGATGCCGTGCGGGTTTCTGCTAAAGATAAAGATGATTTGCAGTTGGTGATTCAACGCTTGAAGCAAGAAGATTATCCGGTGGCTTTGCAGTTTACAAATTACAGGTAA
- a CDS encoding MAPEG family protein: MLLGLPVSVILLDCIAAAAALVYAPFLVVAFARLQLGYDQAAPRAMFDRLPAYAQRATWAHQNSFETFMLFSAAALMAFVTGVDSEAAGWAAIAFTIARLLFSVFYILNVPLGRSLMFAISSSCTVSLFYFSLMAVNG, encoded by the coding sequence ATGCTGTTGGGATTGCCTGTGTCGGTTATTCTGCTTGATTGTATTGCTGCTGCTGCTGCGCTGGTTTACGCACCGTTTTTGGTGGTTGCGTTCGCCCGCTTGCAGCTAGGCTACGACCAAGCAGCCCCTCGCGCTATGTTTGATAGGTTGCCTGCTTACGCTCAGCGGGCAACTTGGGCTCACCAAAATTCGTTTGAGACGTTTATGCTGTTTTCAGCGGCGGCTTTGATGGCTTTTGTGACGGGGGTAGATTCAGAGGCGGCGGGCTGGGCTGCGATTGCTTTTACGATCGCCCGGTTGTTGTTTTCGGTTTTCTATATTCTGAATGTGCCGCTGGGGCGATCGCTCATGTTTGCGATTAGTTCTTCTTGCACTGTTTCTTTATTCTATTTCAGTTTAATGGCTGTTAATGGCTAA
- a CDS encoding phosphotransacetylase family protein produces MRIEGVPKLTKYLLIGSTKAYSGKSAIALGMALGLRGKGLAVAYGKPLGTCFSSPGAGIEDEDVRFAVETLKLSESQMPSTLLYLDEETVHKRLRGEDKTDYRQSLAQYLQDPSGDLVLLEGPANLEEGSLFDLSLAQIAEAVDASVLLVARPIDLYIDDLLSAKQRLGSRLAGVVLNDVPSGKLESVTATVRPFLEAAGIPVLGMLPRSALLRSVSVKELVHQLKADVLCRRDRLDLMVETLTIGAMNVSSALKYFRKARNMAVVTGGDRTDIQLAALESSTQCLILTGHLPPSPLVIGRAEEMEIPVLSVDLDTLTTVEIIDSTFGNVRLHEPIKVECVTQLMAEHFDLDGMMASLGLSDRVH; encoded by the coding sequence TTGAGGATTGAAGGCGTACCCAAATTGACTAAATATTTGCTGATCGGTTCCACAAAAGCTTACAGCGGCAAGTCTGCCATCGCCCTGGGGATGGCACTCGGACTCCGGGGAAAAGGACTGGCCGTCGCCTACGGCAAACCTCTGGGAACCTGTTTCAGCTCGCCAGGAGCTGGGATCGAGGACGAAGACGTGCGGTTCGCGGTAGAGACGCTGAAGCTCTCAGAAAGTCAGATGCCGTCAACACTGCTGTATTTGGATGAAGAGACGGTTCACAAGCGTTTGCGGGGAGAAGACAAGACAGATTACCGCCAGTCTTTAGCGCAATATTTGCAAGATCCCAGCGGAGACTTGGTGCTGTTAGAAGGCCCAGCTAATTTGGAGGAAGGCAGTCTGTTTGACTTGTCTTTGGCTCAAATCGCTGAGGCAGTTGATGCTTCTGTGCTGTTGGTAGCCCGCCCGATCGACCTGTATATAGACGATTTGCTGTCGGCTAAACAGCGTTTGGGTTCGCGCTTGGCTGGCGTGGTACTCAACGACGTTCCCTCGGGCAAACTCGAATCGGTAACGGCGACTGTGCGGCCTTTTCTGGAGGCTGCGGGTATTCCTGTTTTGGGAATGCTGCCGAGAAGTGCTTTGCTGCGGAGTGTCAGCGTCAAAGAATTGGTGCACCAATTGAAAGCTGATGTGCTCTGCCGTCGAGACCGTTTGGACTTGATGGTGGAAACCTTGACAATTGGCGCGATGAATGTTAGTTCTGCTCTGAAGTATTTCCGCAAAGCGAGAAATATGGCGGTGGTGACGGGGGGCGATCGCACGGACATTCAGCTAGCGGCTCTGGAGAGCTCGACTCAGTGCTTGATTTTGACAGGCCACTTGCCTCCTTCTCCCCTAGTAATTGGCAGGGCAGAAGAAATGGAAATTCCGGTTTTGTCGGTTGATTTGGATACCTTAACCACGGTAGAGATTATCGACAGCACCTTTGGCAACGTGCGCCTGCACGAACCGATCAAGGTGGAATGCGTTACTCAGCTAATGGCAGAACATTTTGACCTTGATGGCATGATGGCATCCTTGGGGCTGAGCGATCGAGTCCATTAA
- the ebsA gene encoding type IV pilus biogenesis protein EbsA produces the protein MSIPQLKPADDKEVKVYAPFCQEPRRKFLPHAIGLYKLKSLEGARKIDGGESVPFVASWNISSLPIDLTRCRVLFDGNAELSYEVTMQSSEFVSCLIEVLLTFQRTRTVDFSKTFYRKLMRMDE, from the coding sequence ATGTCTATTCCTCAACTCAAGCCAGCCGATGACAAAGAAGTGAAAGTCTACGCGCCTTTCTGTCAAGAGCCCAGGCGCAAGTTTTTACCGCACGCTATTGGCCTGTACAAGCTCAAAAGCTTGGAGGGGGCAAGAAAAATTGACGGCGGGGAGAGCGTGCCGTTTGTCGCTAGTTGGAATATCTCGTCGCTGCCGATCGACTTAACCCGCTGTCGGGTGTTGTTTGACGGCAATGCTGAACTCAGCTACGAAGTGACTATGCAAAGCTCTGAGTTTGTTAGTTGCTTAATTGAGGTTCTCCTGACTTTTCAGCGAACTCGTACCGTCGATTTTTCTAAAACGTTTTACCGCAAGCTGATGCGAATGGATGAATAA